One stretch of Akkermansia sp. RCC_12PD DNA includes these proteins:
- a CDS encoding MBL fold metallo-hydrolase — MNILFLGTGTSTGVPQIGCSCAVCTSPDPRNKRLRSSIYVEASGIRILLDSSPDLRQQALRENITDLDAVLYTHAHVDHIGGFDDLRAFCWRRAGGLPMYASPETMKTLRTMYGWAFESGKARTGYVRPEPHETTEPFHVGGVLVTPLPVMHAGVETYAYVLESGGRRLVYMPDVKSIPEASLERMTGADLLIIDGLRYDLHPTHMCLDESLAAIRAIEPGQAFLTHLSHNMDYRILSGRLPENVGAAYDGLRLSLP; from the coding sequence ATGAACATTCTCTTTTTGGGCACGGGCACGTCTACCGGGGTTCCCCAGATAGGTTGCTCCTGTGCGGTCTGCACCTCCCCGGACCCCAGAAACAAGCGATTGCGTTCTTCCATTTACGTGGAGGCGTCCGGCATCCGTATCCTGCTGGATTCCTCTCCCGATCTGCGTCAGCAGGCCCTGAGGGAAAATATTACCGATCTGGATGCCGTGCTGTACACGCATGCCCATGTGGATCACATAGGCGGGTTTGACGATTTGCGAGCCTTCTGCTGGCGCAGAGCGGGAGGATTGCCCATGTACGCCTCCCCGGAAACCATGAAGACTTTGAGGACCATGTACGGCTGGGCGTTTGAGTCCGGAAAGGCCAGAACCGGCTACGTGCGGCCGGAACCCCACGAGACGACGGAACCCTTCCACGTGGGCGGCGTTCTGGTGACGCCTCTTCCCGTTATGCATGCCGGAGTGGAGACTTATGCCTACGTGTTGGAGTCCGGAGGCAGGCGGCTGGTGTACATGCCTGATGTCAAGAGTATTCCGGAGGCCTCCCTGGAGCGCATGACGGGGGCGGATCTTCTGATTATCGACGGCTTGCGCTATGACCTTCATCCCACTCACATGTGCCTGGACGAGTCCTTGGCCGCCATCAGGGCCATCGAACCCGGACAGGCTTTTCTGACGCACCTTTCCCATAACATGGATTACCGTATTTTGTCCGGCAGGCTGCCGGAGAACGTGGGGGCGGCCTATGATGGCCTGCGGCTGTCCCTGCCATGA
- a CDS encoding WecB/TagA/CpsF family glycosyltransferase — protein MEAQQSAGGGKTAERVSGPDLMEAVVKANAEYPGLRHFLLGGDERTLETLAARLAEKFPGFCLAGVYSPPFRYWSEKDLQDMREAIASSGANVVWVGLGCPKQERWMAEQKDLLPPAVYAGVGAAFAFHAGTVKRAPVWMQKNSLEWLYRICREPGRLLKRYVKHNSLFVWYLLTGR, from the coding sequence ATGGAAGCTCAACAGAGTGCGGGGGGGGGGAAGACCGCCGAACGCGTGAGCGGGCCGGATTTGATGGAAGCCGTGGTGAAGGCGAATGCCGAATATCCCGGCCTGAGACATTTTCTGCTGGGGGGCGACGAAAGGACACTGGAAACCCTGGCGGCCAGGCTGGCGGAAAAGTTCCCCGGTTTTTGTTTGGCCGGAGTTTATTCTCCGCCGTTCCGCTACTGGAGTGAGAAGGATTTGCAGGATATGAGGGAGGCCATTGCCAGCAGCGGAGCCAATGTGGTCTGGGTGGGGCTGGGATGTCCCAAGCAGGAACGGTGGATGGCGGAACAGAAGGACCTGCTTCCTCCCGCCGTGTATGCAGGCGTGGGAGCGGCTTTTGCCTTTCATGCGGGCACGGTGAAGCGTGCGCCGGTGTGGATGCAGAAGAACAGTCTGGAATGGCTGTACCGCATTTGCAGGGAGCCGGGAAGGCTGCTCAAGCGGTACGTGAAGCATAACAGCCTGTTCGTGTGGTACCTGCTGACGGGACGGTAA
- a CDS encoding MmcQ/YjbR family DNA-binding protein, translating into MFFHRIPRKTWYEKAVERVFRDRKLCEEKLLPFGCVRGENGFLYRTKLLNGRRMEFEIRADGSVCVAMHDADGRDIRHSAREAADKLQERALRREYEEELWHVAECCFEPDFFHGDPARSLVAHVREVYGDELEFLWRKSPGSAIVRRKDTEKWYAVFLAVPRLKLGSSSKERVEVLNLRVCPGELDGLVDHRSRFPAYHMNKKSWVSLCLDGTIPFEELAARLGTSRRLAGK; encoded by the coding sequence ATGTTCTTTCACCGCATTCCCCGGAAAACCTGGTATGAAAAAGCCGTGGAGCGCGTTTTCAGAGACAGGAAACTGTGTGAAGAAAAGCTGCTCCCCTTCGGCTGCGTTCGCGGAGAAAACGGTTTCCTGTACCGGACAAAACTGCTGAATGGCCGCCGCATGGAATTTGAAATACGCGCGGACGGTTCCGTCTGCGTGGCAATGCATGATGCAGACGGGAGGGACATCCGGCATTCAGCCCGGGAGGCGGCGGACAAGTTGCAGGAAAGGGCGCTCCGGAGGGAATATGAGGAAGAACTGTGGCATGTGGCAGAATGCTGCTTTGAGCCTGATTTCTTCCACGGCGATCCTGCCCGGAGCCTCGTCGCTCACGTCCGGGAGGTTTACGGGGACGAACTGGAATTCCTGTGGCGCAAGTCGCCGGGGAGCGCCATTGTGCGCCGGAAGGACACGGAAAAATGGTATGCCGTTTTTCTGGCCGTGCCGCGGCTGAAGCTGGGCAGCAGTTCCAAAGAGAGGGTTGAGGTGCTGAATTTGCGGGTTTGTCCCGGAGAGCTTGACGGCCTTGTGGACCATCGCAGTCGTTTTCCGGCCTACCATATGAATAAGAAAAGCTGGGTGAGCCTTTGTCTGGACGGGACCATTCCTTTTGAAGAACTGGCCGCGCGCCTGGGGACCAGCCGCCGTCTTGCCGGGAAGTGA
- the lpxI gene encoding UDP-2,3-diacylglucosamine diphosphatase LpxI (LpxI, functionally equivalent to LpxH, replaces it in LPS biosynthesis in a minority of bacteria.) yields MTTNPPVLGLVAGDGAYPEYIVRGARRHTPHLRIVAVGFKGETNPAVIPLCDEYREFSVGQISKPFSFLKKHGVTDVIMAGGINPKNILSLRPDLRALSVLMRMPEKNADSLLGAVITEAEKEGFNILPASTYMEEHMPQPGHIAGPRPTPEQWEDAVFGMQTAKEISRLHIGQSVIVHHGTVVAVEAIEGTNNCIRRGGELGNGKPATLAKVARLGHDMRFDIPTVGPVTIQTCAECGIRQIALEAGKTILLERDRVEQLCKKHKISLHALQLPEEGAPSPANQPA; encoded by the coding sequence ATGACCACCAACCCGCCCGTCTTAGGTCTGGTAGCCGGTGACGGAGCCTATCCGGAATACATCGTCCGGGGAGCGCGCCGCCACACGCCGCACCTGCGCATCGTGGCCGTGGGCTTCAAGGGGGAAACCAACCCAGCGGTCATTCCCTTGTGCGACGAGTACCGGGAATTCAGCGTAGGGCAGATCAGCAAGCCCTTCTCCTTCCTGAAAAAACACGGTGTGACCGACGTCATCATGGCGGGGGGCATCAACCCCAAAAACATCCTTTCCCTCCGGCCGGACCTGCGCGCCCTTTCCGTCCTGATGCGCATGCCGGAGAAAAACGCGGACTCCCTGCTGGGGGCGGTCATCACGGAAGCGGAAAAGGAAGGCTTCAACATCCTGCCTGCCTCCACATACATGGAGGAACACATGCCCCAGCCGGGTCACATCGCCGGCCCCAGACCCACCCCGGAGCAATGGGAAGACGCCGTCTTCGGCATGCAAACGGCTAAGGAAATCAGCCGTCTGCACATCGGCCAGTCCGTCATCGTGCACCATGGCACCGTGGTGGCCGTGGAAGCCATTGAAGGCACCAACAACTGCATCCGCCGCGGCGGCGAGCTGGGCAACGGCAAACCCGCCACGTTGGCCAAAGTAGCCCGCCTGGGGCACGACATGCGCTTCGACATCCCCACCGTAGGCCCCGTCACCATCCAGACGTGCGCGGAATGCGGCATCAGGCAAATCGCCCTGGAAGCGGGAAAAACCATCCTGCTGGAACGGGACCGGGTGGAGCAGCTGTGCAAGAAGCATAAGATCAGCCTGCACGCCCTCCAACTTCCGGAAGAAGGCGCCCCTTCTCCAGCAAACCAGCCTGCATAG
- a CDS encoding 2-oxo acid dehydrogenase subunit E2, with protein sequence MPKVPILMPQLGDSIAEATVLRLLAAPGDTVEADQEIFEVETNKATMGVTTMCGGILSDMFIKEGDSVVVGACMAMIEATDEEIERSGATPAGEDNQPSLPASPESVPHSSPAAPAATDKPAGVHFGITGDSYQEHDADLKVQPSVRGLPVPAGMKGAHYMSPRMKARMDELGMRASDIAFISGSGSGGRVTIDDLEEFLEYVSQWPRRKASSMRLAVADAMRRSWTRPLASAGRPVFMDPLIKHRQHSPHRPGITLYFARALALALAENPECAGYLVGENILSPRTIDIGIAVQVADGVMVPVLRRVNERTMEELLEDYNRLIAQARRRRLAPEDSTGGIATVTNFGGFGLTFAAPMPMPSESIILGVGAVTKTPVWSDEVEAFIPISKANIVATGDHRVVDGADIGRVLKRVAELLQRPEYL encoded by the coding sequence ATGCCTAAAGTACCCATTCTCATGCCCCAGCTCGGGGACTCCATTGCGGAGGCCACCGTGCTCCGCCTGCTGGCGGCTCCGGGGGACACCGTAGAAGCCGACCAGGAAATCTTTGAGGTAGAGACCAACAAGGCCACGATGGGCGTCACCACCATGTGCGGCGGCATCCTCAGCGACATGTTCATCAAGGAGGGGGACTCCGTCGTGGTCGGCGCCTGCATGGCGATGATTGAGGCCACGGACGAGGAAATAGAACGTTCCGGGGCCACCCCGGCGGGGGAAGACAACCAGCCCTCCCTGCCCGCCAGCCCGGAATCCGTCCCCCATTCCTCCCCTGCCGCCCCCGCCGCGACGGACAAGCCTGCCGGTGTCCACTTCGGCATAACGGGAGACTCCTATCAGGAACACGACGCAGACCTGAAGGTACAGCCCAGCGTGCGCGGATTGCCCGTTCCCGCCGGCATGAAAGGCGCCCACTACATGTCCCCCCGCATGAAAGCCCGCATGGATGAACTCGGCATGAGGGCGTCCGACATAGCCTTCATCTCCGGTTCCGGATCCGGCGGCCGCGTCACCATTGATGATCTGGAGGAATTCCTGGAATACGTCAGCCAGTGGCCGCGCCGCAAGGCATCCTCCATGCGCTTGGCCGTGGCGGACGCCATGCGCCGCAGCTGGACGCGTCCTCTGGCCTCCGCCGGGCGTCCCGTGTTCATGGATCCCCTGATCAAACACAGGCAGCACTCCCCGCACCGGCCCGGCATCACCCTTTACTTTGCGCGCGCCCTGGCTTTGGCCCTGGCGGAAAACCCGGAATGTGCGGGCTATCTGGTGGGGGAAAACATCCTTTCCCCTCGCACCATTGACATCGGCATCGCCGTTCAGGTGGCGGACGGCGTCATGGTTCCCGTACTGCGCCGTGTGAATGAACGGACAATGGAAGAACTGCTGGAGGACTACAACCGCCTGATCGCCCAGGCGCGCCGCAGAAGGCTGGCCCCGGAAGACAGCACGGGGGGCATCGCCACTGTCACCAACTTCGGCGGCTTCGGCCTAACCTTCGCCGCTCCCATGCCCATGCCCAGCGAATCCATCATTCTGGGCGTAGGCGCCGTGACCAAGACCCCGGTATGGAGCGATGAAGTGGAAGCGTTCATTCCCATTTCCAAAGCCAACATCGTGGCTACAGGAGACCACCGCGTGGTGGACGGCGCCGACATCGGCCGCGTGCTCAAGCGGGTGGCGGAACTGCTCCAGCGCCCGGAATACCTGTAA
- a CDS encoding transketolase C-terminal domain-containing protein translates to MSVTYIDAIHDAQKDLLTEDKDVFLYGQDIGVFGGAFKATKGLKDLFPDRVIDAPISEDAMAGMVTGAAVMGKKPIMEVQFADFSTIAFNQIVNMAATHYYRTGIPANITVRLPCGGTPGTGPFHSQSMEALFAHYPGLHVMTPATVADAYWMLRQAVEIPDPVIFLEHKFLYRWLKAEDNYKEAPVVPFGMARIARTGKHATVVAYSAMVHEAVRAADLLARESGYEVEVVDMRTVRPLDMDTVIASVARTGRVLVVGEDFPWGGVTAEIVSRIVAEGFHLLDAPPQRLNAKDTPIPQHPNLWKAHRPTLESIAASIRHLLSI, encoded by the coding sequence ATGAGCGTAACATACATTGATGCCATTCACGACGCCCAGAAAGACCTGCTGACGGAAGACAAGGACGTCTTCCTGTACGGGCAGGACATAGGCGTTTTCGGCGGCGCATTCAAGGCCACCAAGGGCCTGAAGGATCTGTTCCCGGACCGCGTGATAGACGCCCCCATCAGTGAGGACGCCATGGCGGGCATGGTCACCGGCGCGGCCGTCATGGGCAAAAAGCCCATCATGGAAGTCCAGTTTGCGGACTTCAGCACGATTGCTTTCAACCAGATTGTCAACATGGCCGCCACCCACTACTACCGTACGGGCATTCCGGCCAATATTACAGTGCGTCTCCCCTGCGGCGGAACGCCCGGCACGGGCCCCTTCCACAGCCAGAGCATGGAAGCCCTGTTCGCCCATTATCCCGGTCTGCATGTCATGACGCCGGCCACGGTGGCGGACGCCTACTGGATGCTTCGCCAGGCCGTGGAAATCCCTGATCCGGTCATCTTCCTGGAACACAAATTCCTGTACCGCTGGTTAAAGGCGGAAGACAACTACAAGGAAGCACCCGTCGTCCCCTTCGGCATGGCGCGCATCGCCCGCACCGGAAAACACGCCACAGTAGTGGCGTACAGCGCCATGGTGCATGAAGCCGTCCGTGCGGCGGACCTTCTGGCGCGGGAAAGCGGTTATGAAGTGGAAGTGGTGGACATGCGCACCGTGCGTCCGCTGGACATGGACACCGTCATCGCCTCCGTGGCGCGCACGGGCCGCGTGCTGGTAGTCGGGGAAGACTTTCCGTGGGGCGGAGTCACGGCGGAAATAGTCTCCCGCATCGTGGCGGAAGGCTTCCACCTGCTTGACGCGCCTCCCCAGCGGCTCAACGCCAAAGACACGCCCATCCCCCAGCATCCCAACCTGTGGAAAGCTCACCGTCCCACTCTGGAATCCATCGCCGCGTCCATCCGCCATCTTTTATCCATTTGA
- a CDS encoding thiamine pyrophosphate-dependent dehydrogenase E1 component subunit alpha: protein MAHGDTTLPDLQASALKAYQAILLARAFDTKISSLYKAGKITGGVYLGRGHEAIAACGGVFLTAGYDVIAPFIREQAARVAWGEPIIEAARAYLGSALGYMKGRDGNVHRGLPAEGYMAPISHLGSSVAFVNGCLFAKRLDGKLPGPVGMVFCGDGTTSTGAFHEAANMAKVEQLPLVLVVTNNQFAYSTPNVREFGTASLADRGRGYGFAVHEVDGTDFMALLETFRKAVGSARIGDGPQWVLAKTLRMCGHGEHDDASYIPKELKEEYEKKDPVSVAERQLLEAGWLTPEEAADLKRQYADEVQLAVATAQREPEPDPFREDWNATVWRPY, encoded by the coding sequence GTGGCACATGGCGACACTACATTACCGGATTTGCAGGCAAGCGCCCTCAAGGCCTATCAAGCCATTCTTCTGGCGCGCGCCTTCGACACCAAAATTTCCAGCCTTTATAAAGCCGGAAAAATCACGGGCGGCGTTTATCTGGGCAGGGGCCATGAGGCCATTGCCGCCTGCGGCGGCGTTTTTCTTACCGCCGGCTACGACGTAATTGCGCCCTTCATCCGCGAACAGGCCGCCCGCGTCGCATGGGGGGAACCTATCATTGAGGCGGCACGCGCCTACCTGGGGTCCGCCCTGGGATACATGAAGGGGAGGGACGGCAACGTTCACCGCGGCCTTCCGGCTGAAGGCTACATGGCCCCCATCAGCCATCTGGGCAGCTCCGTGGCTTTTGTCAACGGCTGCCTTTTCGCCAAACGGCTGGACGGCAAGCTTCCGGGCCCCGTAGGCATGGTTTTCTGCGGGGACGGCACCACTTCCACGGGAGCCTTTCATGAAGCGGCCAACATGGCCAAGGTGGAACAGCTTCCCCTGGTGCTGGTCGTGACGAATAACCAATTCGCCTATTCCACGCCCAATGTCCGCGAATTCGGCACTGCCTCCCTGGCGGACAGGGGCCGCGGCTACGGATTCGCCGTTCATGAAGTGGACGGCACTGACTTCATGGCCCTTCTGGAAACGTTCCGGAAAGCCGTAGGCAGCGCGCGCATCGGAGATGGCCCCCAGTGGGTGCTGGCCAAAACCCTGCGCATGTGCGGCCACGGGGAACATGACGACGCCTCTTACATCCCTAAGGAACTGAAGGAGGAATATGAAAAAAAGGACCCCGTATCCGTCGCGGAGCGCCAGCTTCTGGAAGCCGGATGGCTTACTCCGGAAGAAGCGGCGGACCTGAAACGGCAGTATGCGGACGAAGTGCAGCTTGCCGTAGCCACGGCACAGCGGGAACCGGAGCCGGACCCCTTCCGGGAAGACTGGAACGCCACTGTCTGGAGACCTTATTAA
- a CDS encoding zinc metallopeptidase: MYWIILLGSMLLSWLVSARMKSRFSEYSQIPIPMTGREVAEQMLKDNHITDVKVTSTPGHLTDHYNPADKTVNLSESVYNSNSIAAAAVAAHEVGHAVQHAQAYHWLGLRSALVPVVQLSSNLVGIVLMIGIVLLAMGGSPWVLGLGIGLFAVTTIFAFITLPVEFDASARALKWLDRSHLMNYFDHGKAKSALFWAAMTYVVGALSSLAMLLYYVFIFMNARGRN, encoded by the coding sequence ATTTATTGGATCATCCTGCTGGGCTCCATGCTGCTCAGCTGGCTGGTCAGCGCGCGGATGAAAAGCCGTTTCAGCGAATACTCCCAGATTCCCATCCCGATGACGGGACGGGAAGTGGCTGAGCAAATGCTGAAAGACAACCACATCACGGACGTCAAGGTGACGTCCACCCCAGGCCATCTGACGGACCACTACAATCCGGCGGACAAGACCGTCAATTTGAGCGAATCCGTTTACAACTCCAACAGCATCGCGGCAGCGGCCGTGGCGGCCCATGAAGTGGGGCATGCCGTCCAGCACGCCCAGGCCTACCACTGGCTGGGACTGCGCTCCGCGCTGGTGCCCGTGGTGCAGCTATCCTCCAACCTGGTCGGAATCGTGCTGATGATCGGCATTGTCCTGCTGGCGATGGGCGGTTCCCCCTGGGTATTGGGGCTGGGCATCGGCCTGTTCGCCGTCACTACGATATTTGCTTTCATCACGCTACCGGTGGAATTTGACGCTTCCGCCAGAGCTCTGAAATGGCTGGACCGCTCACACCTGATGAACTATTTTGACCATGGCAAGGCCAAAAGCGCCCTCTTCTGGGCGGCCATGACCTATGTGGTGGGGGCTCTTTCCTCCCTGGCCATGCTGCTGTACTACGTGTTCATTTTCATGAACGCCAGGGGCAGAAACTGA
- a CDS encoding PepSY-like domain-containing protein yields the protein MNISGILLPVLCAAFIASGFADIPASNVPAPVKAQVQNQFPNAGVIEWDFDHDEDVYEAEFHINGLEYEMKLSADGTVFLIKADVPLQSLPAPVTAAVAKDFPGYALRSAKQITVRGTVKYRVDCRSESAAVRKLELYYTPDGRLLSKKIDD from the coding sequence ATGAACATTTCCGGAATTCTTTTACCAGTTCTCTGTGCCGCATTCATCGCATCCGGTTTTGCAGACATCCCGGCCTCCAATGTGCCCGCCCCCGTCAAAGCCCAAGTGCAGAACCAGTTTCCGAACGCCGGCGTCATCGAATGGGACTTTGACCATGACGAAGACGTCTATGAAGCGGAATTCCACATCAACGGCCTGGAATACGAGATGAAACTCTCCGCAGACGGCACCGTCTTCCTCATCAAGGCGGATGTTCCCCTCCAGAGCCTTCCTGCTCCGGTCACGGCGGCGGTCGCTAAGGACTTTCCGGGATACGCCCTGCGCAGCGCCAAACAAATCACCGTACGGGGAACCGTAAAATACCGCGTCGACTGCCGTTCGGAAAGCGCCGCCGTCCGAAAGCTGGAACTGTATTATACCCCGGACGGCAGGCTACTTTCCAAAAAAATTGACGACTGA